One window of the Flavobacteriaceae bacterium YJPT1-3 genome contains the following:
- a CDS encoding SatD family protein — protein sequence MKYLVISGDLVASSSLTATEKSEVEQQLKHLLQTLNTHFKVYGRIIKGDYLECVVPEIDQGMRVALFIKSFVKSIPLSTTKEDARIKTFRTHGIRLAMGFGTLERYQPEAGIIDGDAIYRSGRAIQEESTHDKERIIIKNTLFFDSAKEDLNRTINTLLLLLDTLLAKSTKRQSEVVCHKLLGKSEEEIAQLLGISQSSINQHSTAVGWNAIDRAVSYFSYRFKNLP from the coding sequence ATGAAATACCTTGTAATTTCCGGAGATCTCGTTGCTTCTTCATCGCTCACAGCCACTGAGAAATCAGAGGTAGAGCAGCAATTAAAGCATTTATTACAGACCCTGAACACTCATTTTAAGGTTTATGGACGTATCATCAAGGGCGACTATCTCGAATGCGTGGTTCCAGAGATCGACCAGGGGATGCGCGTTGCCTTATTCATTAAGTCTTTTGTCAAATCCATTCCGCTATCGACCACTAAGGAAGACGCTCGGATCAAAACGTTTAGAACCCATGGGATCCGCCTGGCTATGGGCTTCGGCACTCTGGAACGTTACCAGCCCGAGGCCGGGATTATTGACGGAGATGCCATTTACCGCAGTGGTCGCGCCATACAGGAAGAATCTACTCACGACAAGGAGCGCATCATCATAAAAAACACCCTCTTTTTTGACTCTGCTAAAGAAGATCTTAATCGTACCATCAATACGTTATTACTGCTGCTGGACACCCTACTGGCGAAAAGTACCAAAAGACAAAGTGAAGTGGTCTGTCATAAACTGCTGGGTAAAAGTGAAGAAGAGATCGCACAATTGCTGGGCATTAGCCAGTCCAGCATCAATCAACACTCTACCGCTGTAGGCTGGAACGCTATTGATCGCGCGGTTTCGTATTTTTCCTATCGATTTAAAAATCTGCCCTGA
- a CDS encoding DUF3307 domain-containing protein, translating to MDFTKLLILQLIAHLLADYTFQSAKAARSKNKKGINSKYFKWHILIVFICSFLLAFDWRFLPAAFGITLIHAIIDAAKPKVLNRGRLKKYAFFIDQVLHLLVILAVVNLYLEYQVWNPLLVGAWPLAYLVLPGLFLLCSKPSNIIIKEIFYTASVSFVDQRTDLPNAGRLIGIIERWLVLLFVIIGQFSAVGFLIAAKSILRFKDGDLLKTEYVLIGTMLSFGIAIGCGVLFTFWPEIY from the coding sequence ATGGACTTTACCAAACTTCTAATCCTGCAACTCATCGCCCATCTATTAGCCGACTATACCTTTCAATCGGCCAAAGCGGCTAGGTCTAAGAACAAAAAAGGGATCAACAGCAAATACTTTAAGTGGCACATTCTGATCGTGTTTATCTGTAGTTTTTTGCTGGCCTTTGATTGGCGTTTTCTGCCTGCGGCTTTTGGGATCACTCTCATTCACGCGATTATTGATGCGGCAAAACCCAAAGTATTGAATCGGGGAAGGCTTAAGAAATACGCCTTCTTTATTGATCAGGTCTTACATCTGTTGGTTATTCTGGCAGTCGTGAACTTATATCTGGAATATCAAGTCTGGAATCCCCTACTTGTTGGCGCCTGGCCCCTGGCCTATCTAGTACTACCCGGCCTATTCTTGTTATGTTCCAAACCGTCCAACATCATCATTAAGGAAATTTTCTATACCGCTTCCGTTTCTTTTGTGGATCAGCGTACCGATCTTCCTAACGCAGGTCGTCTGATCGGAATCATCGAACGTTGGCTTGTGCTCTTGTTTGTCATCATCGGGCAGTTTAGCGCCGTTGGCTTTCTGATCGCAGCCAAATCCATATTGCGCTTTAAGGATGGTGACCTTTTAAAAACGGAATACGTGCTCATTGGCACTATGCTGAGCTTCGGAATCGCGATTGGGTGTGGAGTCCTTTTTACTTTTTGGCCCGAGATCTATTAA
- a CDS encoding DUF3140 domain-containing protein produces MDFDKEEIWNEFEDTRNMGPSELEEWLATEASKNAGKEMDNGETVGHSAGRSLVDILRKDKEDLTEANWDRIKETVNVYRQKIHPTQKPSGDLEGSAWYKALKNWGYDALKDD; encoded by the coding sequence ATGGATTTTGATAAAGAAGAAATTTGGAATGAATTTGAAGACACCCGGAATATGGGTCCTTCCGAACTTGAGGAATGGCTAGCTACCGAGGCCTCGAAGAATGCCGGCAAAGAAATGGATAACGGGGAAACCGTAGGCCATAGTGCCGGCCGGTCTTTGGTGGATATTCTTCGTAAAGATAAAGAAGACCTGACCGAGGCCAATTGGGATCGTATCAAAGAAACGGTCAATGTCTACCGTCAAAAAATACACCCCACCCAAAAGCCCAGTGGAGACCTTGAAGGGAGCGCCTGGTATAAGGCCTTAAAGAATTGGGGCTACGATGCGCTGAAAGACGATTAA
- a CDS encoding DUF3140 domain-containing protein — protein sequence MSKDKEEIYGTFYDLVNMTPSELEDWLDTEKSKSVGQDSGDGESKGHKSGRKIVKIKNKKKDELTDTNYEHMNKVIGYIKRHKAQQPDDDIRESDWRYSLKNWGHDPCKEMDC from the coding sequence ATGTCAAAAGATAAAGAGGAGATTTACGGTACGTTCTATGATTTAGTCAACATGACCCCAAGCGAACTGGAGGATTGGTTGGATACCGAAAAGTCTAAGTCCGTGGGTCAGGACAGTGGAGATGGAGAGTCTAAAGGCCACAAGAGTGGCCGTAAGATCGTCAAGATAAAAAACAAGAAGAAAGACGAGTTGACCGATACCAATTATGAGCATATGAACAAGGTCATCGGGTACATCAAGCGTCACAAAGCTCAGCAACCGGACGATGACATTCGCGAAAGCGACTGGCGCTATAGTTTAAAGAACTGGGGTCACGATCCTTGTAAAGAAATGGACTGTTAA